The sequence below is a genomic window from Ipomoea triloba cultivar NCNSP0323 chromosome 2, ASM357664v1.
TtgtttgaaaaatttaaaaaataaacttatattGGTATTGGGCCGTCCATATCGAGTAGGATAAGAAACCCACTATGGGTATGAATTGGGGTTTAGGGCTTGGCCCAATGAGTAGACATAAAAGGAATCGGATTCCGGCAGTAATGCATGGGCCCATTAGGCGATTGTCGTATTTTTACGAGTAGAAATGTTAGGGAGATATTGTTCGGCAAAACATCTGTCCCTGTTTCCGTAACGCGGCGGCAATTTGTTCTTCATCTCCACCGCAAAAAAAGCTAGGCTAGCTAGGGCACTCAAATTTCTCAGGTTTTTCTAGGGTTCCCTCTTCTCTAGGGTTTAAAACCCACCAAAAAAGCAACATAAAAGAGATGATTACACAACACAGTAATTTTGGCAGCCAAGGTAAAGTTATAGGTTTAGTCGAACATAATCTCCTATTCGTTTGCAGGTCTGATAGGTAGGCAAAGAGTTTAGTCTGAAAATTATGGATTACGGTGTTGCCGAACAAAACGACGTCGCTTATTACGGCGGCGACACGGGGGAAGGTGATCTTCAGTATGACGAAGAAAACCGACAAGAGCTGTTTTCAAGaagcggtggcggtggcggaggAGATTTAGAACCGCCCATTCGTAACCTAGACGGTAGTAGCGCAGGCCACGAATTAAAGCATTCAATCGATGATTCTTCTCCTTCGGCAGGGTTAGTTTTGTTGTAGCTTATTATTCTTAGCGTGTTAGCCCCTTCCACTGCCTTGTAGGGTTAGGTTTCTCGTTCTGGAATTGAATTCGCGCTTCATTAGTTCTGAATTCTTTCCGAATTGTTCAGTAgacattgatttttttcttttagatatatatgtacCAAAAAGATTTGATGTTTAGATATTGTATTTATGTCGAGTCCCTTCCTTCTCGTGCACTTGCCACTCACGAACAAATATGACGCCCGTATGATGAGCTTTACGATTACTGATGGTTTTTCTTGTGTGATAGAAAGCTATTTGTTGGAGGCATTGCTTGGGAGACATCTGAAGGTATTTCTATCCGTACTAATTTGCTTTGTTATAGTATGTGTAAATGCAGAATTAAATTCATTGTTTATTTAGAAACAATTGCTCTACTCTAAAGTTCAAATTTCTTGTAGTTAAATGTTAGTATAGCCTGTTGCCATCTTCAAACCACTGGAAACAGTTTAGAGGTGGTACATTTTTGGGTATACATTTGTTAAAGTAGATTATGAAAATTtgctctcttcttcttcttctgggtGCTTTTTACAGTAATTACATACATCTAATGAGTAAAACTACTTGCAACCTTTTTGGTTGTTGTTTCAAGACTGCGATTTTTTTACATACCTAGTTAATGTTCAGATTCAAAGTACTTGCATACTACATTGATGTAACTTGGGTAATAGCCTAATATGCTTAACTATTGAAGTTAGTGTAAATTCATTTTAGATTATGAGTTTATTGGTCAAGATTCAAGAAGCTGTTTTCCCTTTTATCTAAGGGATAGGTGGGCTTGGTTTTGTACCATGAAGAAACCTTGTGTTTTTTTCCCCTTATGTTCTGTATTCTAACCGTTATATAAGATTTTGCTTAAAgtgattttcaaatttattgatTAAGGAGGAACTGGATAGAAACAGTCAACAGAAAAATATATGACTGTTCTTGTACTGGGCAAGCACATATGGGCATagaaatttgtatttatttgcaTGCATTTTAACAGACTTTGAGGTTTGGTGGGTGGATGAGTACTCTGTCTCTTATTATAATAGTGGCATATTCTTGCAAATTGCTCTTTGATCATATTTATTAGATGTAAGGATGAGGATCCTATATGTACAACACAGTCCTTTCCGAAGTCTTACTTGTATTTGGTATTCTCTTTTCCAGAATGTTTTAACAGGTATTTCAGCAAGTACGGAGATGTAATTGATTCTGTAATAATGATGGATAAGGTCTCTGGACGACCACGAGGTTTTGGATTCGTTACATTTGCTGATCCAGAAGTTGCAAATCAGGTGTTACAGGAAGAACACGTAATTGATGGCAGAGTGGTAGGATTGTCTTATCTTTGATAAGTATCACATAgcatccaattttttttattgactttTCTTCTCATTAGAGGATAACACTCGCACACAATAATATATGCTTATTTTTTACTCAGGTGGAAGTGAAGAGGACAGTACCAAGGGAGGACACTCCATTCAGAAGAGTgtcaaaaacaaagaaaatatttgttGGTGGTATTCCACCAACTCTTACTGAAGGTAGGTGCATGGCAGGTGtttatattttcttcaatatcTGCAATTTAAAGCATATTGTTATATCCAAATTGAATTATTGCAGATGAAATGAAGGAATACTTCTCTTCCTATGGAAGTGTTGTGGAGCATCAAATTATGCTGGATCACAACACTGGTCGGTCCCGAGGCTTTGGCTTTGTAACTTTTGAGAGTGAAGATGCTGTTCAGAAGGTTCTATCTGATGGCCGCATGCACGAACTTAATGGAAAACAAGTGAGTCATCTCATACTGTTGTTGGTAGTGATGTCTTCAACTTTTGTGGGAAGGAAATGAATTTTACACTTT
It includes:
- the LOC116010334 gene encoding heterogeneous nuclear ribonucleoprotein 1-like encodes the protein MDYGVAEQNDVAYYGGDTGEGDLQYDEENRQELFSRSGGGGGGDLEPPIRNLDGSSAGHELKHSIDDSSPSAGKLFVGGIAWETSEECFNRYFSKYGDVIDSVIMMDKVSGRPRGFGFVTFADPEVANQVLQEEHVIDGRVVEVKRTVPREDTPFRRVSKTKKIFVGGIPPTLTEDEMKEYFSSYGSVVEHQIMLDHNTGRSRGFGFVTFESEDAVQKVLSDGRMHELNGKQVEIKRAEPKRAGGDRASESRMHRGNSNMHSYGNVNGDAEDFGGGYGGKMRKGYGGGYDGYGNYGPYGNYAGNYGMGSAGFYGGYGGYGYGYGFGGSMYGAAAAAGYSGNSYVIPGNYGGSSGYAAAGAGKGYANTGHGGAKGYGSVGGDGEYDGGEVHGSSGNDTAYGGAKGYGGNVYGNEGAAAGRFHPYRK